TTCAAGCAACCTGCTGTCTCTTTCCTCAAGCGGCAATTCTCTGATGTTCAGATCCTTCATGAGGCCGACGACCCTCTGCCCCATTCGATCGATCCTGTCACTGACCTTCCCTGACTCGAAGGTGCCCAGCTGCTCCACCCAGGGCTGCTGGTCATCGAGTTGGACCAGGTGCAGGATACCCAGCCGGACGATCGATCTGGCGACCTCGTCGACTTCGGTCTCGAAAACCATCACGTTGATCTGATGCATTCGTTCAGGAGTAAACATTCAACCAACTCCACTTATTGTGACCATCAAATAAAGACCCCGATAACCACCCGGGAAGAGACCCTGACAACCATCTAGAAAGAGACTCTGAGATGACTCTCTATCTCTCCGCGATCCATTTTGTATATCTTGCCGTTCATTATCGTTATAATATTCCTTATCTCGGTCCGCTTCAGGATGAGATACGAGAGAACTGTCCCGATAGTAAAAGGAAATCCTCCAAGTGTCTTTCTGGCTTCGGTGATAAGGTAATTCCACAGGATGATCTCGAGCAGGTAAAGCTTGCTCAGCTGGTCGCCGCTGACCAGCAACTCCGAAGCATTCGCGAAAGATTTTTCCAATGCCACAGAGATCACTTCCTTGATAGATTCGGCTTTGAACGCCTGACGCAACCTATCCCGCTTCATACGGTAACCACCGGGAATATTGTAATCGAGCAATTCGCCTACAGGAATATCATAATAGAACTTGAGACGCACGAGCCAACCCAGGTTCTTCTGGTCGATTTCGAGTCCAACGAGTTTTTTCGCTATCTCCCGGTCCTTTTTGCCCAGAGCGGCAACCCTCGACTTCAGCCTTTCGTAATAATCTATCTCGAGGTTTATCTCGATCGGAAACAGGGTGCGGCGCTCGTTATAATCATCAAGCACCACTTCGACCGCTTTCTGGAACGGGGTGCCCGAAAGATACGATACAGCGTCCTCCATCGAGGAAGCTTCTGAGATCGCCTGGTACGGGAGCGAATGGGGCAGATCCTTTCGGATCATGTATTTCATTTCTTCCCCGTCCCGTCTTCCTTCCCTGATCCTTAGGGCCGTCTTGAGATTCTCTATCTCATACTTCTCGAGGAAATGCTTGATAAGGGCCTTTTCCTCTCCCTTGATATCTTTGAGCAATTCCCTGTGCCACTCGACTTCCTGCTCAAGCAGAAATTTTTCGCCGACCCTTGGATCGAACGAGATCTCCGGTTTCGAGAATACCGGTTCGTAGATCGTACTACTGAGTGATGAGTAAAACTCCGACAGATCACGAGTCTCGGCCAGCCTGTTGATCGTCTCCATATCAAGAAGAGTGCTGAGTCTGGCTCTCACCTTCGCGTTGATAAGCGCATATCTGCTGACTGGTCCAAATATCAAGTTCGCTCCAAAAGCAGTTATTCGGCCTCTTTGCCGGTCACGAGTCCATGGATCCTTGTCACGGCCTTTGCGATCCCGGCGCTCTTCTTCTGGAGAAGTTCCTCGCTGCCGCCGCTGACTTTCGAGACTTGCAGCGCCCTCTCCCGCTCAGCTTCCCTGCTGAGTCTCTCTATAAGCTCCTGCCCATCGTGGACGGCCTGATGCCGGCCCTGTTCCACTACTTCGCGGCTCTTTGTCTCTGCACCGCGAACAACTTTCTGAGCCTTCGCTTTCGCTTCATCGATCCGACCACGAATCTCTTTTTCGGTCTCCATGATTTTTTTGACTATTTCTTTCAAAACGACTCCCTGGCAGTCCGTCCTGGACAGAACCCATCGGCCGACACGAGGGTGCCGGTCCAGATTAATGCGGTAGTATAGCCATTAGGCAGGATAGTGTCAATGAGGTTGGAGATATTTCCGCTGACGAAGACTCTTCCGCCAAAGTTATTCCCGCTTCTCACGGATCATATCTCTCCGCGTCCCACCCGTACGTCTCGTACCGGTAGTTCATTTCCTCCCCATCGATGTCGACGACGACAAAACCTTCGGGAAATCCATCTCGCGGGCCCTTCCACCAGGCGCCACACACAGCGCCACCTGTCACGTAATGAATACCCTTGAAGGATATCTGCTCGACTATGTGAAGATGCCCCTGAAGGACCATTCGGAGATCGTGCCCCTCGAAAAGGTCGAGTACTTCCTTCGAATTGACTACCACCTCTCCCGTGAACAGGGGCTTTGCGTGACCTTTTTTTATCTGCTTGTAAACT
The genomic region above belongs to Candidatus Latescibacterota bacterium and contains:
- a CDS encoding V-type ATPase subunit, whose amino-acid sequence is MIFGPVSRYALINAKVRARLSTLLDMETINRLAETRDLSEFYSSLSSTIYEPVFSKPEISFDPRVGEKFLLEQEVEWHRELLKDIKGEEKALIKHFLEKYEIENLKTALRIREGRRDGEEMKYMIRKDLPHSLPYQAISEASSMEDAVSYLSGTPFQKAVEVVLDDYNERRTLFPIEINLEIDYYERLKSRVAALGKKDREIAKKLVGLEIDQKNLGWLVRLKFYYDIPVGELLDYNIPGGYRMKRDRLRQAFKAESIKEVISVALEKSFANASELLVSGDQLSKLYLLEIILWNYLITEARKTLGGFPFTIGTVLSYLILKRTEIRNIITIMNGKIYKMDRGEIESHLRVSF